One window from the genome of Saccopteryx leptura isolate mSacLep1 chromosome 8, mSacLep1_pri_phased_curated, whole genome shotgun sequence encodes:
- the LOC136379545 gene encoding large ribosomal subunit protein eL39-like, which translates to MSSNKTFRFKKVPGQETKKKQNQPIPQWIQKKTGNKIRHNSKRRHWRITRLGLQGTTHERWLHIHAVASCTCLTHSLRRSLVSGQLGV; encoded by the coding sequence ATGTCTTCTAACAAGACTTTCAGGTTCAAGAAGGTTCCTggccaagaaacaaaaaaaaagcagaatcagCCCATTCCCCAATGGATTCAGAAGAAAACTGGCAACAAAATTAGGCACAACTCCAAGAGGAGACACTGGAGAATAACTAGGCTGGGCCTACAAGGAACCACACACGAGAGATGGCTCCATATTCACGCCGTGGCCAGTTGCACGTGTCTGACCCACTCACTGAGAAGATCACTAGTGTCTGGACAGTTGGGTGTTTGA